A region of Malaciobacter marinus DNA encodes the following proteins:
- a CDS encoding ABC transporter substrate-binding protein, whose translation MKKILLILIVLIIVFFAFFFYKKNSSEENINIGFISGLTGKYSSLGNGVLSGFKLAFEEIEYKINGKKVNIITKDDGQDEKKALNAINDLIKKDIKIVVGNTTSSMTKISVNKVKDKKDILLISATASSEEFSKKDDNFIRTQVSNSAEKFLKLSKYLLENKKDKMAIYYDSKNNSYSKGVIEYVKSSYEKNKKGTIVSVIDINAGFKAILDDIKDKKPNAIFMIANSLDVAKLSQFLRLKHNDSTFVSAGWAKEYKLIQEGGKAVEGMLFITAYDDNSKNTNYLTFKSKYEKLYGYEPSVFATQAYETAKILIQALQNTTNPMKIKEYILTKKIFTGLQGHIIFDKYGDVSREYFITTIKNSEYERIN comes from the coding sequence ATGAAAAAAATACTATTGATACTAATTGTTTTAATTATTGTTTTTTTCGCATTTTTCTTTTATAAAAAGAATAGTAGTGAAGAAAATATAAATATAGGCTTTATTTCTGGGCTTACAGGAAAATATTCTTCTTTAGGAAATGGTGTTTTAAGTGGTTTTAAATTGGCTTTTGAAGAAATAGAATATAAAATTAATGGTAAAAAAGTAAATATAATCACAAAAGATGACGGACAAGATGAAAAAAAAGCTTTAAATGCTATAAATGACTTAATAAAAAAAGATATAAAAATAGTAGTTGGGAATACGACTAGTTCTATGACAAAGATATCAGTAAACAAAGTAAAAGATAAAAAAGATATCTTACTTATTTCTGCAACTGCAAGTAGTGAAGAGTTCTCGAAAAAAGATGATAATTTTATAAGAACACAAGTATCAAATAGCGCAGAAAAATTTTTGAAGTTGTCAAAATATTTATTGGAAAATAAAAAAGATAAAATGGCTATTTATTATGATTCTAAAAATAATTCTTATTCAAAGGGTGTTATTGAATATGTTAAAAGTTCATATGAAAAAAATAAAAAAGGAACAATAGTTTCAGTGATTGATATAAATGCTGGATTTAAAGCTATTTTAGATGATATTAAAGATAAAAAACCAAATGCAATATTTATGATTGCAAACTCACTTGATGTAGCAAAACTTTCACAATTTTTAAGATTAAAGCACAATGATTCTACTTTTGTCTCTGCTGGTTGGGCAAAAGAGTATAAGTTAATTCAAGAGGGTGGAAAAGCTGTTGAGGGGATGCTTTTTATAACTGCATATGATGATAACTCTAAAAATACAAATTATCTGACATTTAAGTCAAAATATGAAAAACTATATGGGTATGAACCATCAGTCTTTGCAACACAAGCATATGAAACTGCAAAGATTTTAATACAAGCTTTACAAAATACTACTAATCCTATGAAGATTAAAGAGTATATACTTACAAAAAAAATTTTTACAGGTTTACAAGGGCATATTATATTTGATAAGTATGGAGATGTTTCAAGAGAATACTTTATTACAACTATTAAAAATAGTGAATATGAAAGAATAAATTAG
- a CDS encoding ribonuclease HII — translation MLCGIDEAGRGPLAGPLVVAGVVLKEQIKELNDSKKLTEKKREALFKEVIKSSDYHIVFKSAKDIDTKGISTCIKESIQEIMQNVNASEYLMDGNTSFNIPTLQHKIKADASVVEVSAASILAKVSRDRYMCEIAKDFPNYNFEKHKGYGTKAHIEKIKEFGRSNQHRFTFKLKDLGEEKIGVQKSLF, via the coding sequence ATGCTTTGCGGAATAGATGAAGCTGGGCGTGGACCACTTGCAGGTCCACTTGTAGTAGCAGGTGTAGTGCTAAAAGAGCAGATAAAAGAGCTTAATGACTCTAAAAAATTAACTGAAAAAAAAAGAGAAGCACTTTTTAAAGAAGTAATAAAATCAAGTGATTATCATATAGTTTTCAAAAGTGCCAAAGATATTGATACAAAAGGCATAAGCACTTGTATAAAAGAGTCAATTCAAGAAATTATGCAAAATGTAAACGCAAGTGAATATCTAATGGATGGAAACACCTCTTTTAATATTCCTACACTACAACATAAAATTAAAGCAGATGCAAGTGTAGTTGAAGTTAGTGCTGCTTCTATCTTAGCAAAAGTAAGTAGAGATAGATATATGTGCGAAATTGCAAAAGATTTCCCAAACTATAATTTTGAAAAACATAAAGGCTATGGAACAAAAGCTCATATAGAAAAAATCAAAGAGTTTGGACGAAGCAATCAACATAGATTTACTTTTAAATTAAAAGATTTAGGTGAAGAGAAAATTGGAGTTCAAAAAAGCCTATTTTAG
- a CDS encoding MTH1187 family thiamine-binding protein — MSILVQMAMFPTDKGESKAKEVSKVIEVIKNSGYNYQLTSMCTIIETEKMSEALNLIGKCYEVLEKAGCKRVYSTITFDIRQNHENRIKQKIKSVEEFIGEVSK; from the coding sequence ATGAGCATTTTAGTTCAAATGGCTATGTTTCCAACTGATAAGGGTGAAAGTAAGGCAAAAGAGGTTTCAAAGGTAATTGAAGTTATTAAAAATAGTGGTTATAACTATCAGTTGACTTCTATGTGTACTATTATAGAAACAGAAAAAATGAGTGAAGCTTTAAATTTGATTGGTAAATGTTATGAAGTTTTAGAAAAAGCAGGTTGTAAAAGAGTCTATTCAACTATTACTTTTGATATTAGACAAAATCATGAAAACAGAATAAAACAAAAAATAAAATCAGTTGAAGAGTTTATAGGAGAAGTTTCAAAATAG
- a CDS encoding EAL domain-containing protein has protein sequence MKSNLSYKKLFVFLTIIFGIILTATTYITFNYIKKSDIHKISNDNLKKSISYKKSFMSDYFKPYKNSINAISSNKTLEKYLNNPKKEYQDFVKELFSSYLVTFENINQIELLNKNNKNTIQISKNSKIKNVLSSKNKKELITKFEQFSKNNLYVSTIDFNSTNLITIDFVKQITKNYFIVINVDLKHFFNTLKESRLYDLFLINKKGKYLFYKNLNLNLNTINNSTLYNDFSKREAKKILNNNLSQGKDFISTFTNINNQNYILILKMKYKNQNLSIRDSQNFIFIVIFLSFIILIPLAIYFANLPDKVLKEYEKKLITHNITGLKNSIYLEKKLEKTKNFANSIIILVYINNCKKLQSVYGYTALNKILKEAGRLISSYKENDPNFDDIYSFENNIFAIKYKYSDENQLIKFTQLLFNDLENIEILIDKNSSVYLDLTLGISNPQNLNSKNKLHEAQMALDYAIEKRIDILVYDPNIKSKDINSLNLKILKSIKTAIDKDNVILHYQAIYNNRTQKIEKFETLMRIKNSKNEILYPNSFMDIAKDSKKYNKLTYAMIEKSFKYFQDKDYEFSINLSFLDIVEKGFTKYLEYKINEYGVAKKLVIEIVESESISNYKEIKRFISTMKELGCKIAIDDFGSGYANFQHIISLSQYIDYIKFDGSLIRNIHKDRKSQLLVGVIKFLCDSLGIRTIAEFVEDEETLKFVDSMGINYSQGYHISKPVSNIENIPQ, from the coding sequence ATGAAAAGCAACCTATCTTATAAAAAACTTTTTGTTTTTTTAACAATAATTTTTGGAATAATACTAACAGCAACAACTTATATAACTTTTAACTACATAAAAAAAAGTGATATTCATAAAATTTCAAATGATAATCTAAAAAAATCCATTAGCTATAAAAAGAGTTTTATGAGTGATTATTTTAAACCTTATAAAAATTCAATAAACGCAATATCTTCAAATAAAACTTTAGAAAAATATCTAAATAATCCAAAAAAAGAGTATCAAGATTTTGTAAAAGAGCTTTTTTCTTCATATTTAGTAACTTTTGAAAATATAAATCAAATTGAACTTTTAAATAAAAACAATAAAAACACAATACAAATAAGTAAAAACTCAAAGATAAAAAATGTATTAAGTAGTAAAAACAAAAAAGAGCTTATCACAAAGTTTGAACAGTTTTCAAAAAATAATCTTTATGTTTCTACAATTGATTTTAATTCAACTAATCTTATTACAATTGATTTTGTAAAACAAATTACAAAAAACTATTTTATTGTTATAAATGTTGATTTAAAACACTTTTTTAATACTCTAAAAGAATCAAGATTATATGACCTATTTTTGATAAATAAAAAAGGCAAGTATTTATTTTATAAAAATTTAAACTTGAATTTAAATACCATTAACAATAGTACACTTTATAATGACTTTTCTAAAAGAGAAGCTAAAAAAATCTTAAACAATAATTTAAGCCAAGGCAAAGATTTCATTTCAACATTTACAAATATAAATAATCAAAACTATATTTTAATACTTAAAATGAAATATAAAAATCAAAATTTAAGTATAAGAGATTCTCAAAATTTTATTTTTATTGTTATTTTTTTATCTTTTATTATTTTAATACCCCTTGCAATTTATTTTGCAAATCTTCCTGATAAAGTTCTAAAAGAGTATGAAAAAAAGTTAATAACACATAATATTACAGGATTAAAGAACTCTATTTATTTAGAAAAAAAACTTGAAAAAACTAAGAACTTCGCAAACTCTATAATTATTTTGGTTTATATAAATAATTGTAAAAAATTACAAAGTGTTTATGGATATACAGCATTAAATAAAATTTTAAAAGAAGCAGGAAGACTAATAAGTAGCTATAAAGAAAATGATCCAAATTTTGATGATATTTATTCCTTTGAAAATAATATTTTTGCAATAAAATACAAATATAGTGATGAAAATCAACTTATAAAATTTACACAACTTTTATTTAATGACTTGGAAAATATTGAAATACTAATTGACAAAAATAGTTCAGTTTATCTTGATTTGACATTAGGAATAAGTAATCCCCAAAATTTAAATAGTAAAAATAAACTACATGAAGCACAAATGGCACTAGATTATGCAATTGAAAAAAGAATTGACATTTTAGTTTATGACCCAAATATTAAATCAAAAGATATAAATAGCCTAAATCTAAAGATATTAAAATCAATAAAAACAGCTATTGATAAAGATAATGTAATCTTACACTACCAAGCAATTTATAATAATAGAACTCAAAAAATAGAGAAATTTGAGACCTTAATGAGAATAAAAAATAGTAAAAATGAGATTTTATATCCAAACTCTTTTATGGATATTGCAAAAGATTCAAAAAAATACAATAAACTAACATACGCCATGATAGAAAAATCTTTTAAATATTTTCAAGATAAAGATTATGAGTTCTCAATCAATCTTAGTTTTTTAGATATTGTAGAAAAAGGTTTTACAAAATATTTAGAATACAAAATAAATGAGTATGGTGTAGCAAAAAAGTTAGTAATTGAAATAGTTGAATCAGAAAGTATTTCAAACTATAAAGAGATAAAAAGATTTATTAGCACAATGAAAGAGCTTGGTTGTAAAATAGCAATTGATGATTTTGGAAGTGGTTACGCAAACTTTCAACATATTATTAGTCTTAGTCAATATATTGATTATATAAAATTTGATGGTTCACTAATTAGAAATATCCATAAAGATAGAAAATCTCAACTATTAGTAGGTGTGATAAAATTTTTATGCGATAGCTTAGGTATTAGAACTATTGCAGAGTTTGTAGAA